The Neovison vison isolate M4711 chromosome 5, ASM_NN_V1, whole genome shotgun sequence genome includes a region encoding these proteins:
- the TEPSIN gene encoding AP-4 complex accessory subunit tepsin yields the protein MAAAPLLRDRLSFLQRLPVLLKGTSDDDVPCPGYLFEEIAKISHESLGSSQCLLEYLLNRLHSGSGRVKLKVLKILLHLCAHGSASSLLILKRNPAFIQEAAVFSGPPDPLHGNSLSQKVRAAAQDLGSALFSDSLSPPPPSQPPRALPPAGMGSQSRPQSALQGFGYSKERGHVGSAGEAFLSTIQKAAEVVANAVRPGPESPRTQSSLPRGDAYQPAVTLSASHGGPGAGKPLSGALPGARGSVLRPQPGQAGGGWDEPDSSSSSQTSSQDNGEPSKASDSGSRSGSDSPSAASQAPSDLAERVEAVSPSDCRQERSLVQTVTRGPRAFLSREEAQCFIKECGLLNCEAVLELLTRRLDGTSECVQMRALGAIASLGRTDLLSQEHILLLTRPRLQELSAGSPGPVTNKATKILRHFEASCRQRPPARRPPAELGPAAAPVGPSDLLTDAVPFAGSQAFLRPLSPTLLSPKGSAQSPPSDGSSLSVPGESGEAETRLKGPREQGSPSEWSPLGTGSPKGAPALSREPGHGLQSPAASGGCSSLFVGMELVACPRLVGAGTTTGEAPQAPWTLSQKMAARQPPGPESSAFPFLNS from the exons ATGGCGGCCGCGCCGCTGCTGCGGGACCGTCTGAGCTTCCTGCAGCGG CTCCCGGTCTTGCTGAAGGGAACATCGGACGACGATGTCCCATGTCCCGGCTACTTGTTCGAGGAGATCGCTA AGATCTCCCACGAGTCCCTGGGCAGCAGCCAGTGCCTCCTGGAGTACCTTCTGAACCGTCTGCACAGCGGCTCCGGCCGCGTGAAGCTCAAG GTGCTGAAGATCCTGCTCCACCTGTGTGCCCACGGCTCCGCGTCCTCCCTGCTTATCCTCAAACGCAACCCGGCTTTCATCCAGGAAGCTGCAG TGTTCTCGGGGCCCCCGGATCCTCTCCATGGGAACAGCTTGTCCCAGAAGGTGCGCGCGGCTGCCCAG GACTTGGGGAGCGCCCTGTTCTCTGACAGCTTGTcgcctccacctccctcccagcCGCCCAGGGCCCTGCCTCCAGCGG GCATGGGTTCGCAGTCCAGACCCCAGAGCGCCCTCCAGGGCTTCGGCTACAGCAAGGAACGGGGCCACGTGG gCTCTGCGGGCGAAGCCTTCCTCTCCACCATCCAGAAGGCTGCAGAGGTGGTGGCCAACGCTGTGCGTCCTGGGCCCGAGAGCCCCCGCACCCAGAGCTCCCTACCGCGGGGAGATGCCTACCAGCCGGCTGTGACGCTTTCAGCCAGCCACGGGGGCCCGGGTGCTGGGAAGCCGCTCTCTGGCGCCCTCCCAGGTGCCCGAGGAAGTG TCCTGAGACCCCAGCCCGGGCAGGCTGGCGGGGGCTGGGACGAGCCAGACAGCAGCTCCAGCTCCCAGACGTCCTCCCAGGACAACGGAGAGCCGAGCAAGGCCTCGGACTCAGGCAGTCGGTCTGGCAGTGACAGCCCCTCGgcggccagccaggcacccagcgACCTGGCAGAGCG GGTGGAGGCCGTGTCCCCGAGTGACTGCCGGCAGGAGCGGAGCCTGGTCCAGACTGTGACGCGCGGGCCACGTGCCTTTCTGAGCCGAGAGGAGGCCCAGTGCTTCATCAAAGA GTGTGGGTTGCTCAACTGTGAGGCCGTGCTGGAGCTGCTGACCCGCCGCCTGGACGGGACCAGCGAGTGTGTGCAGATG AGAGCGCTGGGCGCCATTGCATCCCTGGGGCGCACCGACCTGCTCTCCCAGGAGCACATCCTGCTTCTCACCCGGCCGCGGCTACAGGAGCTCAGTGCGGGCAGCCCGGGACCTGTGACCAACAAGGCCACCAAG ATCCTGAGGCACTTCGAAGCCTCCTGCCGACAGCGGCCCCCAGCCCGGAGGCCCCCAGCTGAGCTGGGCCCCGCTGCTGCCCCCGTGGGCCCGTCTGACCTGCTGACCGATGCTGTGCCTTTTGCTGGGAGCCAAGCCTTCCTGCGGCCTCTGAGTCCCACCCTCCTGTCGCCCAAGGGCTCTGCGCAGTCCCCTCCCTCGGATGGCTCCTCCCTCTCAGTCCCCGGGGAGTCTGGGGAGGCGGAGACCAGACTGAAAGGTCCCAGAGAGCAGGGGTCCCCTTCTGAGTGGAGCCCATTGGGCACAGGCTCCCCAAAAGGAGCACCAGCACTTAGCCGGGAGCCCGGCCACGGCCTGCAGAGCCCGGCGGCCAGTGGTGGCTGTAGCTCCTTGTTCGTCGGAATGGAGCTGGTGGCTTGTCCCCGCCTGGTGGGGGCCGGGACTACCACAGGAGAGGCCCCCCAGGCCCCGTGGACGTTGTCGCAGAAGATGGCAGCGAGACAGCCTCCTGGCCCAGAGTCGTCCGCTTTCCCGTTTCTAAACTCGTGA
- the NDUFAF8 gene encoding NADH dehydrogenase [ubiquinone] 1 alpha subcomplex assembly factor 8 isoform X2 — MSGNGAVWGRVRSRLRAFPEHLAACGAEAAAYGRCVQASTAPGGRLTKDLCAREFEALRSCFAAAAKKSPRGGL; from the exons ATGTCGGGGAACGGAGCGGTGTGGGGGCGCGTGCGAAGCCGCCTCCGCGCCTTCCCCGAGCACCTAGCAGCCTGTGGGGCCGAG GCCGCGGCCTACGGCAGGTGCGTGCAGGCGTCCACTGCCCCCGGCGGCCGCCTGACGAAGGATCTGTGCGCGCGGGAGTTCGAGGCCCTGCGGAGCTGCTTCGCCGCCGCG GCCAAGAAGAGCCCGAGGGGAGGCCTTTAG
- the NDUFAF8 gene encoding NADH dehydrogenase [ubiquinone] 1 alpha subcomplex assembly factor 8 isoform X1, giving the protein MQRVPRARSLGECSALGRSLLCQEEPEGRPLGWTSQHGTSVCCPREQSPAAPMAPKGKWRKPPKRSELKGLGPGASWCSCAACVRLRVSVRPWEATIKSRRTAPEPCPVVRGAPWAVGTRRSGWSLFGEFSSKTPYLSLTEAAGAAAVLQAVPEPTSSRREGQSRG; this is encoded by the exons ATGCAGCGCGTCCCGAGAGCCCGGTCTCTGGGCGAGTGTTCAGCGCTTGGCCGCAGCCTTCTCT GCCAAGAAGAGCCCGAGGGGAGGCCTTTAGGATGGACGAGCCAGCACGGCACTTCCGTCTGCTGCCCCAGGGAGCAGAGCCCGGCAGCGCCCATGGCCCCAAAGGGCAAGTGGCGGAAACCCCCGAAGCGCTCCGAGCTGAAAGGACTGGGGCCGGGGGCGAGCTGGTGCTCCTGCGCCGCGTGCGTGAGGCTTCGGGTTAGCGTGAGGCCCTGGGAAGCCACAATAAAGAGCAGGCGGACCGCACCAGAGCCCTGTCCTGTCGTGCGCGGAGCACCCTGGGCCGTGGGGACGCGCCGCTCGGGATGGTCACTTTTTGGAGAATTTTCATCTAAAACACCTTACCTGAGCCTGACCGAGGCAGCAGGTGCAGCTGCCGTTTTACAGGCCGTGCCAGAGCCAACGTCCAGCCGCCGCGAGGGACAGAGCCGTGGGTAG